From one Trifolium pratense cultivar HEN17-A07 linkage group LG1, ARS_RC_1.1, whole genome shotgun sequence genomic stretch:
- the LOC123902354 gene encoding F-box protein At2g39490, protein MEESIEDLFRNLPDEILGCIVSFLPNEHALETSLISTRWRDLWNQILVKHGTIEDITGIVAQFLTNFDVFDPLKRPRKLQFHFDDDNALFAAIAANSKLLLDFSYKKKKLERKYELEFNLNKQHFTYNLVPQTFLVKSLYLKSLSYLTSEVASSIVSNLDHLENLVITDCCGLQSLFIESESKLHKLTILDCLQLKSLHLRTSKLKSFRYRGPLPRIWPESHFNLCHAILDFSQGLSCSDLIAQDFDETLLTIKNSEVLTLCGWIFEALIWPSISPSSGSFIFYKLRELWWIDNHENENSTNALVSFLKLCPALEQLFVMIDPKSYYVPRSNSGLMQANKYTKILEQLKLIKFMGFTNPMDEISVAKNLIQLVKGKPPKIETSCGTYLDLMLMQ, encoded by the exons ATGGAAGAAAGTATAGAAGATCTGTTTAGAAATTTGCCAGATGAAATTCTAGGTTGCATAGTATCTTTTCTACCAAATGAACATGCACTTGAAACCAGCCTCATATCTACTAGGTGGAGAGACTTGTGGAACCAAATTCTTGTTAAGCATGGAACTATAGAAGATATCACTGGTATTGTTGCTCAATTTCTAACCAATTTTGATGTGTTTGATCCATTAAAGCGACCGCGCAAGcttcaatttcactttgatgATGACAATGCACTCTTTGCAGCTATAGCAGCAAATAGTAAGCTTCTCCTTGATTTCTCttacaagaagaaaaaacttGAAAGGAAATATGAACTTGAATTCAATCTCAATAAGCAACACTTCACCTATAATCTTGTTCCTCAAACTTTCTTAGTGAAAAGTCTATATTTGAAATCACTAAGCTATTTGACAAGTGAAGTAGCATCTTCAATTGTTTCGAATTTGGATCATCTTGAGAACTTGGTGATCACTGATTGCTGTGGATTGCAATCTTTGTTCATTGAGTCTGAATCAAAGCTTCACAAGTTAACTATCTTAGATTGCTTGCAGTTGAAGTCTCTTCATCTTAGAACTTCTAAACTTAAATCTTTTCGATATCGCGGACCTCTTCCTCGGATTTGGCCAGAATCTCATTTCAATTTGTGTCATGCCATCCTTGATTTCAGTCAAGGCCTAAGCTGCAGTGACTTGATTGctcaagattttgatgaaacactATTAACAATAAAGAATTCTGAAGTTCTTACATTATGTGGATGGATTTTTGAG GCACTGATATGGCCATCAATTTCTCCTTCAAGTGGCAGTTTTATATTCTATAAATTGAGAGAACTATGGTGGATTGACAATCATGAAAATGAAAACAGCACCAATGCCTTAGTCTCCTTCTTGAAATTATGCCCTGCCTTGGAGCAACTTTTTGTAATG ATTGATCCTAAAAGTTATTATGTTCCTAGGTCCAATTCAGGCTTAATGCAAGCaaataaatatacaaaaatattagaGCAACTAAAATTGATAAAGTTTATGGGATTCACAAATCCAATGGATGAAATTTCAGTGGCAAAAAATTTAATTCAGTTAGTCAAAGGAAAGCCTCCAAAGATAGAGACATCATGTGGGACCTATTTGGATTTAATGCTTATGCAGTGA
- the LOC123897273 gene encoding phragmoplastin interacting protein 1, whose product MVLSKKKLKQKLRTELTLNQINAESNPPSSSSNSLKHHINSSINKPILSKREKLRKIRPLQQPNENEGTKNNEIGIEGLEKNNIKKRKRNDVDVVANEVVVVKDTNKSVKKNDGDVVVANEVVVKRVKQRVKPRWIREDEVTEKINEIGTEGLEKMKIRKRKRVKPNDGDVVANEVVAVKDTVKVISKSMKKKEQQKKKNMQKKNRKKNKAAEENGKTVEASSKVAEENGSNHQEELPQSNGLANTNITASQENGDASTKVYVGGIPYYSSEDDIRSYFEGCGTITEINCMTFPDTGKFRGIAIISYKTEAAAKRALALDGADMGGLFLRIQPYKATQATRFTPELKEGYNRIYVGSLSWEITEEELRKFFSNCNIKSIRLGTDKETGDFRGYAHVDFSDSKSLKTALALDQSVLFGRPVRISCAVPLKKKPDAGEKSVADSKQGAGEKSVAGSKPGAVEKSVAGSGEKSVASSKPVSGEKSVAGSKPDAGEKSAAGEKPDAGEKETVEKPPSSVVSGGKRKNRMCYGCRQKGHNLSECPNQQAVASATI is encoded by the exons ATGGTTCTATCAAAGAAGAAGCTTAAACAGAAGCTTAGAACTGAattaaccctaaaccaaatcaATGCTGAATCTAATcctccttcttcatcttccaaCTCTCTTAAACATCATATTAACTCTTCCATCAACAAACCCATTTTGTCTAAGAGAGAAAAACTCCGAAAGATTCGACCTTTACAACAACCCAATGAAAATGAAGGAACCAAAAACAATGAAATTGGGATTGAGGGTTTGGAAAAGAACAacattaaaaagagaaaaaggaatGATGTTGATGTTGTGGCTAACGAGGTTGTTGTTGTTAAGGATACCAACAAATCAGTGAAAAagaatgatggtgatgttgtTGTGGCTAATGAAGTTGTCGTTAAGAGAGTAAAACAGAGAGTAAAACCCCGATGGATTCGTGAGGATGAAGTAACTgaaaaaatcaatgaaattgGGACTGAGGGTTTGGAAAAGATGAAGattagaaagagaaaaagagtGAAACCAAATGATGGTGATGTTGTGGCTAATGAGGTTGTTGCTGTTAAGGATACTGTTAAGGTTATTAGCAAATCAATGAAAAAGAAGGAGcagcaaaagaagaagaatatgcAGAAGAAGAATAGAAAGAAGAACAAAGCTGCAGAGGAAAATGGCAAAACTGTAGAGGCAAGTTCCAAAGTTGCAGAGGAAAATGGTTCTAATCACCAAGAGGAATTGCCACAATCTAATGGATTGGCTAACACCAATATCACTGCCAG TCAAGAAAATGGTGATGCTTCTACAAAAGTTTATGTTGGAGGAATTCCCTACTATTCAAGTGAGGATGACATTCGAAGTTATTTTGAAGGCTGTGGCACCATCACTGAAATTAATTGCATGACTTTTCCTGACACTGGCAAGTTTAGAGGGATTGCGATTATTAGTTATAAG ACTGAAGCAGCAGCCAAACGAGCATTGGCTCTTGATGGAGCTGACAT GGGAGGACTTTTTCTTAGAATTCAACCTTATAAAGCAACTCAAGCAACCCGGTTTACTCCGGAATTGAAGGAGGGATATAATAGAATATATGTTGGAAGTTTATCATGGGAAATAACAGAGGAAGAGCTGAGAAAATTCTTCTCAAATTGCAATATAAAGTCCATACGATTGGGTACGGACAAGGAAACGGGAGACTTCCGAGGGTATGCTCATGTAGATTTCAGTGATAGTAAGTCACTCAAGACAGCACTTGCATTGGACCAGAGTGTCTTGTTTGGAAGGCCTGTCAGAATAAGCTGTGCAGTTCCGTTGAAGAAAAAACCTGACGCGGGTGAAAAATCAGTCGCAGATTCTAAACAAGGTGCAGGTGAAAAATCAGTTGCAGGTTCTAAACCAGGTGCTGTTGAAAAATCAGTAGCAGGTTCAGGTGAAAAATCAGTTGCAAGTTCTAAACCAGTTTCAGGTGAAAAATCAGTTGCAGGTTCTAAACCAGATGCAGGTGAAAAATCAGCTGCAGGCGAGAAACCAGATGCTGGAGAAAAAGAAACTGTTGAGAAACCGCCAAGTTCCGTTGTAAGTGGTGGCAAGAGGAAGAATAGGATGTGCTACGGTTGTCGTCAAAAAGGACATAATCTCTCAGAATGCCCAAACCAACAAGCAGTTGCCTCTGCTACAATCTAA
- the LOC123896827 gene encoding protein SOSEKI 5-like: MGTKSVVSMERKTLESEVSHENSKFLTEPKHTDQAELKVPVIYYLSTNGQLQHPHLIYVSISSPNGTLRLQDVINRLSFLRGQGIASMYSWSTKRNYRNGFVWQDLSENDFIYPSNSHEYVLKGTKLIEPSSFGSYETILSMSSSKSSNETKCSSMVEDSSPSSTTNSLRRDYNLYNAKICMDFAEKAANASTQTEEKGRQRMEMDRRSEGFEGNGAARKFDVNEGSLSVSSSSFGSLEGCLDSADIRNQKIENERPSGRMRATQVLMQLVSCRSTGDEL; encoded by the exons ATGGGAACCAAATCTGTAGTATCCATGGAAAGGAAAACATTAGAAAGTGAGGTAAGTCATGAGAACTCTAAATTCTTGACTGAACCAAAGCATACTGATCAGGCTGAGCTTAAAGTTCCAGTAATTTACTACCTCTCTACAAATGGCCAGCTTCAACATCCACATCTcatctatgtttcaatctcttcTCCAAACGGAACGCTTCGTCTTCAAG ATGTGATAAATAGATTGAGTTTTCTCCGAGGACAAGGAATTGCCAGCATGTATTCTTGGTCTACAAAAAG GAATTACAGAAACGGATTTGTGTGGCAAGATTTGTCCGAAAACGATTTCATTTATCCGAGTAATAGCCATGAGTATGTCCTCAAAGGAACAAAACTAATAGAACCTTCAAGTTTTGGATCCTATGAAACAATATTATCAATGTCAAGTTCCAAAAGTTCCAATGAAACAAAATGTTCTAGCATGGTTGAAGACAGCTCACCTTCTTCCACAACGAATAGTTTGCGGCGTGATTACAATCTTTACAATGCAAAGATATGCATGGATTTTGCTGAGAAAGCAGCTAATGCTTCGACTCAGACTGAGGAGAAGGGTAGGCAAAGGATGGAAATGGATCGACGAAGTGAAGGGTTTGAAGGAAATGGTGCTGCAAGGAAATTTGATGTGAATGAAGGGTCTTTGTCAGTTTCCAGCTCTAGTTTTGGATCATTGGAAGGGTGTTTGGATTCAGCAGATATAAGAAACCAAAAGATAGAGAATGAACGTCCAAGTGGGAGGATGAGAGCAACACAGGTTTTGATGCAGTTGGTCAGCTGTAGAAGTACTGGAGATGAATTGTGA
- the LOC123903001 gene encoding protein ALP1-like, which translates to MGSIRGVKKRKKKDVIAVAAAAATTPFYSQPHHPFDWWYHFSNRITGPLAKSKDREKFESVFKVSRKTFNYICSLVEKDMLAKSSGCVDLNGKRLSSNDQVAIAFIRLSSGESLTTIGDSFQLNQATVSQITWKFVEAMEERGLRHLTWPSTEMEMQEIKSKFENIRGLTNCCGAVDSTHIMMTLPSVDPESSVWLDREKNCSMVLQAIVDPDLRFRDIVTGWPGSVSDDHVLRSSTFFKLTEEGKRLNGGNKILPDETVLREYIVGDTGFPLLPWLLTPYEGEGLSNVQVEFNKRIAATQMVAKRALARLKEMWKIIGGVMWKPDKRKLPRIVLVCCILHNIVIHLEDEVQDDMPLSRHHDSGYQDQTCEFADDTACTMREKLSLYLSGKLST; encoded by the exons ATGGGTTCCATAAGAGGggtgaagaaaagaaagaaaaaagatgtCATTGCAgttgcagcagcagcagcaacaacaccATTCTACTCTCAACCTCATCACCCTTTTGACTGGTGGTATCACTTCTCCAACAGAATCACAG GACCTCTAGCTAAATCTAAAGATAGAGAGAAATTCGAATCTGTTTTCAAGGTCTCAAGAAAGACATTCAACTATATATGTTCTCTTGTGGAAAAAGACATGCTGGCCAAATCCTCAGGTTGTGTTGATTTAAATGGCAAACGCTTATCTTCGAATGACCAAGTGGCCATTGCTTTTATTAGGCTTAGCTCTGGTGAGTCATTGACAACCATTGGCGATTCATTCCAGTTGAACCAGGCAACTGTTTCCCAGATAACATGGAAGTTTGTGGAAGCAATGGAAGAGAGAGGTCTGCGCCATCTTACTTGGCCTTCAACTGAAATGGAAATGCAAGAGATAAAGTCCAAGTTCGAGAACATTCGGGGCCTTACTAACTGTTGTGGTGCAGTTGACAGTACACACATAATGATGACTTTGCCTAGTGTAGACCCTGAGAGTAGTGTATGGCTTGACCGTGAGAAGAATTGCAGCATGGTTTTGCAAGCCATTGTGGATCCGGATTTGAGATTCCGTGACATAGTTACCGGATGGCCTGGAAGTGTGAGTGATGACCATGTTCTTCGAAGCTCCACATTTTTCAAACTTACTGAAGAAGGGAAGAGGTTAAACGGAGGTAATAAAATACTTCCGGATGAAACAGTGTTGAGGGAATATATAGTTGGGGATACAGGGTTCCCCCTTTTGCCATGGCTTCTTACTCCTTATGAAGGCGAAGGCCTATCTAATGTTCAGGTTGAGTTTAACAAAAGGATTGCTGCAACACAAATGGTGGCGAAGAGAGCATTGGCAAGGCTGAAGGAGATGTGGAAGATAATTGGAGGAGTGATGTGGAAGCCTGATAAACGCAAGTTACCAAGAATTGTTCTTGTTTGCTGCATATTACATAATATAGTTATTCATCTAGAGGATGAAGTGCAGGATGATATGCCATTGAGCCGCCATCATGATTCAGGATATCAAGATCAAACTTGTGAATTCGCAGACGATACTGCCTGCACTATGAGAGAGAAGCTGTCTCTCTACTTATCAGGAAAACTGTCAACTTGA
- the LOC123903002 gene encoding uncharacterized protein LOC123903002 translates to MELKKVMKDKKFWFASFLITWAAALQGHMMWLQRQDSFKQKFPNLDEDHPQSS, encoded by the exons ATGGAATTGAAAAAAGTGATGAAAGATAAGAAATTCTGGTTTGCATCTTTCCTTATCACCTGGGCTGCTGCTTTACAG GGACACATGATGTGGTTACAGCGCCAAGATTCATTCAAGCAAAAATTCCCtaaccttgatgaagatcaTCCTCAATCCTCATGA
- the LOC123924474 gene encoding zinc finger protein ZAT12-like: protein MKRERESDVNTNSTTMAKYLMLLSGGEYDQVNYSSNFNNRVFECKTCKRQFSSFQALGGHRASHKKPRLMEMMSDGDDHSLATKTKAKTHECSICGLEFAIGQALGGHMRRHRKTASIVSNNSNGSMQNFITTTTTTSSNSGGSTIDNSTNTNSAKRNKGNTNNRFLFLDLNLTPLENDLKFLKIGQSTLNLVDCFN from the coding sequence atgaagagagaaagagaaagtgaTGTTAATACTAATAGCACAACCATGGCTAAATACTTGATGTTACTTTCTGGTGGAGAATATGATCAAGTGAATTACTCTTCAAATTTCAACAACCGCGTCTTCGAGTGCAAGACATGTAAAAGACAATTCTCGTCATTTCAAGCGTTAGGAGGACACCGAGCGAGTCACAAGAAACCGCGGTTGATGGAGATGATGAGTGATGGTGATGATCATTCACTTGCAACAAAAACAAAGGCTAAAACACATGAATGTTCAATTTGTGGATTGGAATTTGCAATAGGACAAGCTTTGGGTGGTCACATGAGAAGACATAGAAAAACAGCATCAATAGTTTCAAATAATTCAAATGGAAGCATGCAGAATTTTATTACTacaactactactactagtagCAATAGTGGTGGCAGTACTATTGATAATAGTACTAATACTAATTCAGCAAAGAGGAACAAGGGGAACACCAATAATAGATTTTTGTTTCTTGATTTGAATTTGACACCATTAGAGAATGATTTGAAGTTTTTGAAGATTGGACAATCAACTCTTAATTTGGTGGATTGTTtcaattga